In the genome of Hymenobacter taeanensis, one region contains:
- a CDS encoding glycoside hydrolase family 43 protein, which yields MRRFSHLAYATLAGVVLVAAGCQKPAPAPAAIVPPVVVPPITSSATFTNPLLASGPDPWVTQKDGYYYYMHTLNNRLEIWKTAAMSELRTAPSKVVWTPPSTGNAAGNLWAPELHFLDGKWYIYYSAGPAGPDLGRQRTWVVENAATDPTTGTWTDKGRLFSSPEDFWAIDGTVLEQNGKHYFIWSGHNGVDGIQRIYISQMGNPWTLIGPRVELSHPEYIWENVGPPYVNEGPEILKHGGKTFLVYSASFCGTDQYALGMLTTDATADPLLPASWKKSDKPVFSQDAANRAFATGHNSFFTSKDGKEDWIIYHANSNPNEGCVDKRNPRMQRYTWNPDGTPNFGVPVAINTPIAKPSGE from the coding sequence ATGAGAAGATTTTCGCACCTGGCCTACGCCACGCTGGCGGGGGTAGTGCTAGTAGCAGCAGGCTGCCAGAAACCTGCGCCAGCCCCCGCGGCAATAGTGCCGCCCGTGGTAGTGCCGCCTATTACGTCGTCGGCCACGTTTACCAACCCGTTGCTGGCATCGGGTCCTGATCCGTGGGTAACCCAAAAGGACGGGTACTACTACTACATGCACACGCTCAACAACCGGCTGGAAATCTGGAAGACGGCGGCCATGTCGGAGTTGCGCACGGCTCCCAGCAAGGTAGTCTGGACGCCGCCCAGCACGGGTAATGCCGCCGGCAACCTGTGGGCGCCGGAGCTACATTTTCTTGATGGCAAGTGGTACATCTACTACTCGGCGGGCCCCGCCGGCCCCGACCTGGGCCGGCAGCGCACCTGGGTAGTAGAAAATGCAGCCACTGACCCCACCACGGGCACCTGGACCGACAAAGGCCGCTTGTTTAGCTCACCCGAAGATTTCTGGGCCATCGACGGGACCGTGCTGGAGCAAAACGGCAAGCACTACTTCATCTGGTCGGGCCACAATGGGGTTGATGGCATCCAGCGCATTTACATCTCCCAGATGGGCAACCCCTGGACGCTCATAGGGCCACGCGTTGAACTCTCGCACCCCGAGTATATCTGGGAAAACGTAGGGCCTCCTTACGTGAATGAAGGGCCCGAGATTCTGAAGCACGGCGGCAAAACGTTCCTGGTATACTCAGCCAGCTTCTGCGGCACCGATCAATACGCCCTGGGCATGCTCACCACCGATGCCACCGCCGATCCGCTGCTGCCGGCCTCCTGGAAGAAGTCAGATAAACCCGTTTTCTCCCAGGACGCGGCCAACCGGGCCTTTGCTACGGGGCACAATTCATTCTTTACCTCAAAGGATGGGAAAGAGGACTGGATTATATACCACGCCAACTCTAACCCCAATGAGGGCTGCGTAGACAAGCGCAACCCTCGCATGCAGAGGTACACCTGGAATCCCGATGGTACGCCCAACTTTGGGGTGCCGGTGGCCATTAATACCCCCATTGCCAAGCCCAGCGGCGAGTAA
- a CDS encoding aldose epimerase family protein has product MTDSTQAAAGATSAAPTTTSFGKATNGTETQLYTLTNAHGLKATITNYGGTITSLLVPDKDGKLSDVVLGFDDVSGYQSPEFVKSGPYFGALIGRYGNRIKGGKFTLDGKQYTLAKNNGENTLHGGKQGFDKVMWQAEPGTSTDGQTLRLTYLSKDGEEGYPGNLNVTVTYTLTNDDALKIDYSATTDKATPVNLTNHAYFNLALGQKPDILGHEVTIAADRYNVVDAGLIPTGELRPVKGTPFDFTTPHTIGERITQVPGGYDHNWILNQTSGMHTAATVYEPTTGRTMEVRTTEPGLQFYTGNFLDGTLKGKNGLTYGKHAAFCMETQHFPDSPNQPSFPSTTLKPGQTLQSTTIYQFGVRK; this is encoded by the coding sequence ATGACCGACTCTACTCAGGCTGCTGCCGGTGCCACCAGTGCAGCGCCTACTACTACCTCCTTCGGCAAAGCCACTAATGGCACCGAAACCCAGCTCTATACCCTCACCAATGCCCACGGCCTGAAGGCTACCATCACCAACTACGGTGGTACCATCACCAGCCTTCTGGTGCCCGACAAAGACGGCAAGCTGAGCGACGTGGTACTGGGCTTTGATGATGTAAGCGGCTACCAGAGCCCGGAGTTCGTGAAGTCGGGGCCATACTTTGGGGCGCTTATTGGCCGGTATGGCAACCGTATCAAAGGCGGAAAATTTACCTTAGATGGCAAGCAGTACACGCTGGCCAAAAACAACGGCGAGAATACCCTGCATGGCGGCAAGCAGGGGTTCGATAAGGTGATGTGGCAGGCTGAGCCCGGCACCTCCACCGATGGCCAAACGCTCAGGCTCACGTACCTGAGCAAGGATGGGGAGGAGGGCTACCCCGGCAACCTGAACGTGACGGTAACCTACACCCTCACCAACGACGACGCCCTGAAGATTGACTACTCGGCTACCACTGATAAGGCCACACCCGTTAACCTGACCAACCACGCTTACTTCAACTTGGCTCTGGGTCAGAAGCCTGATATCCTGGGCCACGAGGTAACCATTGCCGCCGACCGCTACAACGTGGTAGATGCCGGCCTGATACCAACCGGTGAGTTGCGCCCCGTGAAAGGCACGCCCTTTGATTTCACCACCCCCCATACCATTGGGGAGCGAATTACGCAGGTGCCCGGTGGCTACGACCACAACTGGATTCTCAACCAGACCAGCGGCATGCACACCGCCGCCACTGTATATGAGCCCACCACGGGCCGCACTATGGAGGTGCGCACCACTGAGCCAGGCCTGCAGTTCTACACCGGTAACTTCCTCGATGGGACCCTCAAGGGCAAAAATGGGTTGACCTACGGCAAGCACGCGGCCTTCTGCATGGAGACCCAGCACTTTCCTGATTCTCCTAACCAGCCCAGCTTCCCCAGCACCACGCTTAAGCCCGGCCAAACGCTGCAATCAACTACTATCTATCAGTTTGGTGTGCGCAAATAA
- a CDS encoding RagB/SusD family nutrient uptake outer membrane protein — translation MKLNKIPALLLAGSLLFATGCEKDLLDKTNPNAPSTAQFWKSQDDAIKGVYACYSGIQQYACYGHSWQFITARSDESYSQSPFVELANFTRFIQPDNNFFISSFAWNDYYRTIYRTNQVITHVPDINMDPVLKNRLLGEAQFIRALMYFDLESFFGNVPLIITESVVSTRATQATPAQVQAQVIADLQAAIPNLPLTYSGADRGRATKGAAQALLAKMYLQQRRWSDASALLAQVINSNVYSLVPNYLDNFTETNENNSESVFEVQYTGSPLDVGQGQDNASASEAYDRPNFFGPPIYTFSDVQPRRWLLDAYTDSTVAFAAGSTTKHRIDPRRDISIISNLNPDRFYGKTFAELGYNPSQQYWRKYLNDRTRTTPENFTSGINFRVIRYADVLLLQAEALNEQGQTAAAVPLVNQVRQRVGLAPLVAGNFTQNSLRLQMRNERAKELAGEGQRWYDIIRWGLLDNQTGIDDLKTRDADFGNFVLGKSKLLPIPQSDIDIDPNVKQNPGY, via the coding sequence ATGAAACTGAATAAAATTCCCGCTCTGTTGCTAGCGGGGTCCTTGCTCTTTGCCACTGGCTGCGAGAAGGACCTACTGGATAAAACCAACCCCAATGCTCCCTCTACGGCGCAGTTCTGGAAAAGCCAGGACGATGCCATCAAGGGCGTATATGCCTGCTACTCGGGCATTCAGCAGTATGCCTGCTACGGCCACTCCTGGCAGTTTATTACGGCCCGCTCCGATGAGTCGTACAGCCAGAGTCCGTTTGTTGAGCTGGCCAACTTCACGCGCTTCATTCAGCCCGATAACAACTTCTTCATTTCCTCCTTCGCCTGGAATGATTACTACCGCACCATTTATCGGACCAACCAGGTAATTACCCACGTGCCCGATATCAACATGGATCCGGTGCTGAAGAACCGCCTGTTGGGGGAAGCCCAGTTCATACGGGCACTGATGTATTTCGATCTGGAGTCGTTTTTTGGCAACGTTCCGCTCATCATCACCGAATCGGTGGTGTCTACGCGTGCCACGCAAGCCACTCCGGCGCAGGTGCAGGCCCAGGTAATTGCCGATCTGCAGGCCGCCATCCCGAACCTGCCGCTCACCTACTCCGGTGCTGACCGGGGCCGCGCCACCAAGGGGGCCGCGCAGGCTCTGCTAGCTAAGATGTACCTGCAGCAGCGTCGGTGGTCCGATGCCTCAGCCTTGCTGGCTCAGGTTATCAACTCCAATGTGTATTCCCTGGTACCCAACTACCTGGATAACTTCACGGAGACCAATGAGAACAACAGCGAATCGGTTTTTGAGGTGCAGTACACAGGCTCTCCCCTCGACGTAGGCCAGGGCCAGGACAATGCTTCCGCCTCAGAGGCCTACGACCGCCCCAACTTCTTTGGGCCGCCTATTTACACGTTCTCTGATGTGCAGCCCCGCCGCTGGCTGCTCGATGCCTACACCGACTCAACGGTGGCCTTTGCCGCGGGCAGCACCACGAAGCACCGCATTGACCCCCGCCGCGATATTTCTATCATCAGCAACCTCAACCCCGACCGCTTCTACGGTAAAACCTTTGCTGAGCTGGGCTACAATCCCAGCCAGCAGTACTGGCGCAAGTACCTGAACGACCGTACCCGCACCACCCCGGAAAACTTCACCTCGGGCATCAATTTCCGTGTTATTCGCTACGCCGATGTGTTGCTGCTGCAGGCCGAAGCGCTGAATGAGCAGGGACAAACCGCCGCCGCCGTGCCACTGGTAAACCAGGTTCGGCAGCGGGTAGGTTTGGCGCCGCTGGTGGCTGGCAATTTCACTCAGAATAGCCTCCGGCTGCAGATGCGTAATGAGCGGGCCAAGGAGCTGGCGGGTGAAGGGCAGCGCTGGTACGACATTATCCGGTGGGGCTTGCTTGATAACCAAACGGGCATTGACGACCTAAAAACGCGCGACGCCGACTTCGGCAACTTTGTGCTGGGCAAATCAAAGCTGCTGCCCATTCCGCAGTCTGATATTGACATTGACCCCAATGTAAAGCAGAACCCCGGCTACTAA
- a CDS encoding family 43 glycosylhydrolase, with amino-acid sequence MIPSIHSARRAKAARGPLRHLLQLGALLIVLLGWPSAPACALQGALGVHDPSTIVKEGNKYWIFATGQGIYSMYSTDLVNWTPGPRTVFVNNAYPGWINGKVPGFAGNFWAPECIFLNGKYYLYYSCSTFGSKVSAIGLATNVTLDPTSPNYKWEDQGEVVSTSASSDVNAIDPAVFRDTNGDVWLSYGSFFGGIRVTQLSATTGKPTGGTTHAVANGNPEAAYLTKNGSFYYLFVNRGACCNGVNSTYYMVVGRSASPTGPFLDQNGADLNNGGGTVVLNAAGRYIGPGHTGIYEENGVSYFSHHYYDGFDNGAPKLGIAKLTWTAAGWPSVTRDWVTAGRYEIRSQNSNLVWDAWGCTGVAGQMIAQGTPAGLDCQRWDITPLGEGEYKITNALGGLAADVAGCSPDAGAKLQLGAYTGAFCQRFRIDRANDGTLVFASANGNRVVEVPNASTTVGQQLGLWDYNGCSCQRWTLTNVSVLTSTNRKLLKGVSIYPQPTSTGSFTVALAGQPLGAETQIVVTDLKGAVVYRQEFSKQLTTLTVQAGLAPGVYQIAVRRGALATSQKLVVL; translated from the coding sequence ATGATACCATCTATACATTCCGCCCGGCGTGCCAAAGCAGCGCGCGGGCCTTTGCGCCACCTGCTGCAGCTAGGAGCGCTCCTGATTGTGCTGCTGGGGTGGCCTAGCGCTCCGGCTTGTGCTTTACAGGGCGCGCTGGGGGTGCATGATCCGTCAACCATTGTAAAGGAGGGCAATAAGTACTGGATTTTTGCCACCGGCCAGGGCATCTACAGCATGTACTCAACTGACCTGGTAAACTGGACGCCCGGGCCCCGAACGGTGTTTGTGAACAACGCCTACCCAGGTTGGATTAACGGCAAGGTGCCGGGCTTCGCGGGCAATTTCTGGGCGCCGGAGTGCATCTTCCTCAATGGCAAATACTACCTCTACTATTCCTGCTCCACGTTCGGCTCCAAAGTGTCGGCCATAGGTTTGGCTACCAACGTTACGCTGGACCCCACCAGCCCCAACTACAAGTGGGAAGACCAGGGCGAGGTAGTTTCTACCAGCGCCAGCAGCGACGTGAATGCCATTGACCCGGCCGTGTTCCGGGATACCAACGGCGACGTATGGCTTTCCTACGGCTCATTCTTCGGCGGCATCAGAGTTACCCAGCTCTCCGCCACTACGGGTAAGCCTACCGGCGGCACCACGCACGCCGTAGCCAATGGAAACCCCGAGGCCGCTTACCTGACCAAAAATGGCAGCTTCTATTACCTGTTCGTAAACCGCGGTGCGTGCTGCAACGGTGTTAATAGCACCTATTACATGGTGGTGGGTAGGTCTGCATCGCCCACCGGGCCTTTTCTAGATCAGAACGGGGCAGACCTGAACAACGGGGGCGGCACGGTGGTGCTCAACGCGGCCGGCCGCTACATTGGGCCGGGGCATACGGGCATCTATGAAGAGAACGGAGTAAGCTACTTTTCGCACCACTACTACGATGGGTTTGATAACGGCGCCCCCAAGCTGGGAATAGCCAAGCTGACCTGGACGGCCGCCGGGTGGCCTAGCGTAACCCGCGACTGGGTGACGGCGGGCCGTTACGAAATCAGGAGCCAGAACAGCAACCTGGTGTGGGATGCCTGGGGCTGCACCGGGGTAGCGGGCCAAATGATTGCGCAGGGCACGCCTGCTGGGCTTGACTGCCAGCGCTGGGACATCACGCCCCTGGGTGAAGGTGAATATAAGATTACTAACGCCCTGGGTGGCCTGGCGGCTGATGTAGCCGGGTGCTCTCCCGATGCCGGCGCAAAGCTGCAGCTAGGTGCCTATACGGGGGCCTTCTGCCAACGCTTCCGCATTGACCGGGCTAATGACGGTACCTTGGTTTTTGCTTCCGCAAACGGCAACAGAGTAGTAGAAGTACCTAATGCTTCTACCACCGTAGGCCAGCAGCTAGGCCTCTGGGATTACAACGGCTGCTCCTGCCAACGCTGGACGCTAACAAACGTGAGTGTGCTGACCAGCACCAACCGAAAATTACTGAAGGGGGTGAGCATTTATCCGCAGCCCACCTCAACGGGGAGCTTCACGGTGGCGTTAGCAGGACAGCCGCTGGGGGCCGAAACGCAGATTGTGGTAACTGATCTGAAAGGTGCCGTTGTGTACCGCCAGGAGTTCAGCAAGCAGCTAACTACTTTAACGGTGCAAGCGGGTTTGGCGCCTGGTGTGTACCAGATAGCAGTGCGGCGTGGTGCGTTAGCCACCAGCCAAAAGCTGGTGGTACTCTAA